The Hippoglossus stenolepis isolate QCI-W04-F060 chromosome 1, HSTE1.2, whole genome shotgun sequence DNA segment gaaaattaaaaaaaacacaaaacaataaaattaaactacaaatatttgtaatatttatttgtataattattgtaattttgtAAGAAACAGAACTGTTCAATTATTCACACACATAACTGAAGACATGTCATAAAACTTTGCACAGACAGTATATATTGTACTATAGAACACgcaaaacagcaacacacacgtacataagTATTTGAAAGTACAATCTTcttcaataaaataaaccaaataatgACATATTAATTATCaatgtttcttctgttgttaaaaaataaatataaatacacaaaaaagaaGGCTTTGTAAACCTTACAAACTGCAGAAGACAGTATATATTACAGGAAGCTCTACAGATGCACACGTTTGCATTTCATTCCGGGACAGGAACCAGGGACCAGGGAGCCTGAGAGCCATTTAAGGCTCCACTTCCGGTCCTGTGGTAACTTGGCTTCTCAATCACTCACCAATTCATAATTGTGGTGCCCGGTGCCCCACGCACAGCGCGTGCTGGGAGTGACGGCCCTGGATATGCCCGATCCACGTTGCTATGACAACAGACCCCAACAACTGTTTCCATGGCGACACATTGACGGCGCACAGTTTCCAGGCTTGAGACCGAAGTGGACTTGAAACAATTGAAACTGTATCCGTCTCTCCGTGTTATCTGTGCTGTGCGATACGATGGTGAGATATTAAAGTCATTCATTACGGTCAGTGAGGGCTGACTACACTGTGGTTCGCTCGGTTGTTGTGTTGGACTAGCGACTTAGCAGCAGTGCTAGACTGAATACCGCTGTTACTATAGATCGGATGCGGGTTTaaccttgtttcctctcttatGTTGACTTCCGTCCAGCCTCCCAAAAACAAAGGCTCGGGTAAAAAGCCCGCAAAGACCAGGACGCCCACTCTGATAGATGGACTCACCAAGGAGGAGCTGTCCAAGGAGCAGGTCAGAGCCGCAGTGATGCTGACACCTCTCCCACCAGGAGAGGGAGGTGTGCTGCTCCATTTGATCTGCTCTGGGAGAGGGAATCCACACAATATGATCACTGGGACAGAGCCAGGGAACTCAAGCCAGAGAACATATCCTGGCTTTTAGTTTCTAATGTTGTCTACCAACagtaacatttttacattatcaTCTCCCTtcttgtgaaaatgtgtgtcaAGATATCAACCGACCAGTTTAAAACGCAGGATGTGTAGTGTGTTACACTGAAGACAACATCAGGGTTCATTTATCAGACCTACTGTAGACGTTATATGATGTTTTCATAGGCAGAGTAGTTCCCCCTGTGACCACGAACTTTACTTTGATTGTGTGCTGGAGTGTATGGTGGCCTGGGAAGTATTTGCCATCAAAGTGGCTAAACTACTCCGGTTAAATCAAAAGTTCCAGCTTGAGTAAGCTTCAACTTCCACTTGAGGCTTAAGATGTTCCACTAACTTAATTCAGCCAGGTCTAATCATGGCTAATCCTAGAGTAGAGGATATAAGTCcttgaaagacacaaaaacctACACTGCGCGTTTTTCTGCAGGAGATCAACAGGTGGTCATAGAGCTCTGTTAGGAATTCAAACTCATATTGGTTCGACATTGGTTGTTATAGTAATTAAAAGCGACTAGAAATTGTCTGGATCATCGACCAAAActatatttctgtttatttcagatGGAAGAGCACATTGTGCGCCTTCGAGAGGAGCTGGATcgagagagggaggagcggAACTACTTTCAGCTGGAGAGGGACACGATTCAAAACTTCTCGGAGAACACAAAGAGAGAGCTACAGGAGATGAAGGCTGAAATGAACAACCTAGAGAAGGACATTGAAGAGGATGAGAGGTGCCACCAAGTAGAGATCAAGGTAAGGGAGTGGACAGATACAGGATAGTCTGTATTTTAATCCAGAATATGACAGTCCAGGGAACAAGGGGGTCCAGATTTAACGGTTCTTTAAATGCAGTAAATCGACACAACCTTTGAACAATTTAGTCAGGACAAGCTTTACTGTCCCACAATCCTTTGTGTACTTTCTTTAGTAACGTTCAAGTACATTTACCATCTACCAGCCCTCAATTTGGCATCAATCATATACACTTTAAATACATCACTTTTATACATTATTAAATTACTAGACCAACAAAGTATAAATGATTGAATCCAGCAATACATTCCTCTTTACGGTTCATGTTGTTGATCAGAGGTTGTTGGaatcataataatatatatgttgtAAGTAAAACCTCACAAtacataatgtaaatatactGCAGGTGTGATGAAGTATTCCTGGATTCCACAAATTTTCCACATCTGGTtggttgtggctcaggagatagagaggggttgtccactaaccaggtCGGTGGTccgatccctggctcctccatcGCACATGAcgaaatgtccttgggcaacacATTGAACCCCAAATTCACAAATCCCTCACCGGCAATGTGTGAAATACCCCCAAAACACTGAAAGACTGAATATCCTCATCACACAAGAAGCCATTTTTTCTTCTGTCGGATTAGTTCAAGGatcacaaacaaaatgagaatGAAACAGCACTCTCTCCAACTCTTTCCGTGTTAAAGCTTTACAGACAATAACATATTGTCATCCATAGTAAAGAGGCAGATTTCTTGTTATTTTCATGAAAAGCAAGGATTATGGAGATATACTGATCCTTTCATGAGCTCCTCACTGGGGAAATGTCAAATCAAAGCTGCTCAATATCTGATCTTTGCTTGTGTGAGAGTCGGATTTAAAGGAAGCTTAAAAGCGGCGTTAAAACAGGGCTACAGAATGGTGTTGCGTGGGATCCAAAAGCTCTGCGACGGCACAGCCTGATAGCAGCAACTAGTGACAGGTCCAAAgagaatacattttatatttgacttttttgttctcTCCACTAGGTGTTTAACCAGAAGATGAAGCACCTGCTTTGTGAACACCAGAACACGATCTCTGAGTTGAGAGCAAATGCTTTAGTCTCGActgaaatgcagcagaaagagcaGGAAACATTAGAGACTGAGCTTCATAAGAGAATGAAGGCCATCAAGGTCGAGATGGAGGAGATTGACGATGAACACCTTGTCAAGGAGCTTGAACTGGTTTGTAATACACACGATTGACATGAGTGGattaactttttttacttttgcctCAATGTATTTCCTTTAAATACCAGTGTGGTTGTTGTCTCGACAGAAACATGCCGAAGAAATGACTGAAGTGAAGGACAAATTGGAGAAGCAACTCAGAGGTAAACTAGAGTCGCACTTAGCAGAgagcatacctctgccaaggcctaaTAGTCGCCTTAtattcaaccaagctgcactacattgcacacactcgtaaatatcagtccccttaatattccagtttttatcatcaagatccatgaagtaTTATTTCTAAAAAAGCCTATTTCGTAATGTTACAGAacgtgagaaaaaaaacaaaatatctgcCCCTTTTTTCCGGATCCACGCCAGAATTTTATTcggttgttttgtgtgtgagctgtCAAGAACTAAATGGCAGCCATCGTGTTTTGTGACTTTTTGAATAGAAACTGAAGCTGTGTATGAGGGAAAGACGACGTTTCTGCTACAAGAGCTGGACAACATGAGGAAAAATGGGATCAGTGAGAAAGAAGATCACTGGAACAGCCACATCGATGTTCTCATATCCGACCACAGCAAAGCTCTCAGGGAAGCTAGTGAGCTGGTTAAAGACTTACAACAGGTTCTGGAGGGGAATGATTCATTCAAGGTACAAGTTCACACACTCAGcctcagaataaaaacaaagaaatgtctgATGTTTGGTTTGGGCCTGCaactgatgattattttcatgatacggttgattattgattattaattgtTTTGTCTAAAAGATTTGTGAAAAGTCAATGTCTTGACTGCTAATCAATTTATACCTTTTGGATTTCTCTTAATTGTCGCAGCATAGTTTTGATCCagtcatgtttttcttcatcttttgtttaacttttttttagacacaaatgaaagaaatgaagatGAAACAGAAGCAGGAAGAAAAGGACCTGATCCTTCTTATGCGCGATAACAAACGTCTTGCTGAGCATCTCTCGAAAGCTGAAGAGGAAATcgctgaaaagaagaaaaagatgaagcaCAGCGCAATGAAAAAGGTTCTATTGAGTTACAATTCTGACTTGTACACTTATATTTGTTGCTACCTGCTTATTTGCTTGGCATGTGTTTTAGTCGCATACTGTACATTAACATAAGAGACTATTTATGACAGGAGGACACCAAAGAAAAGATAATAGAAAAGAAGATGAATGATCTGAAACAGGATTACGAGACGCTGCAAGAGACATTCGACAAGGTAAAAGTTAAGATTGAGTTGCACGGTGTCATGTTGCTCAAATGTTAGCTCCATTTGTCTGCACCTTGGATGTTAGCCAGATGTCTAAGTGACTATTTTTGCATCTGTATgtcgtgtgtgtatgtgcatgtcgCACAGCTTCAGCTTGAGAGGGACGAGCTGTACAAGACGCACTCTCAGTCTATTCAGAGGGCGCAGCATAAAGCCGATCTGAAGCACATGCAGCTGGAGACGAAGCTGAAAGCTCTCACAGACAGTCTGGAGAAGACAAACGCTCAGCTCCACTCTGTGCTCACTTCCTCTAACATGGACCAAACAGGCCTTCGTGAGGTCATAAACAACATCCAGGTAACTGTTTATGTGtatctgaaatgtgttttatgctgTTTGTACATAAAgagaaagatgttttatttttacattatttatttttcacttgtaGGAAAACCTTGACTCCGACAATAATACCATCAAGATCTTACAGTATAAAAAAGATCAGATTTCCAAGGTTAGTGGatcatttacatatttgttgAAACAATGataatatttaaacatgttttgtacTGAAGTTTACACTCTTGGTCCCGACAGGCgcgtgaggatttgctgctgtaCTACAAGGCCAAGCTAAGGGCTCTTGGTGTCCCAGTGGAGGAGCTTCGTGCTGAGCCCTTTGAGAGCAGTCGTGCTGGAAAGATTCGAGGACGGCTCTTAGATCTTGGCTTTGCCCAAAAGtgagaaaacagacattttagataaaaaaaacaccatcagCAAAGCTTCGATGCATCATGCAGGGACTGTTTTCTTAAAGAAAAGCTTCTCAatttgaaaaaacatatttacatttttcaagaaAAGGTTATTGTAGCTTTAATAAGCAACATGTTGCTGTTTCAAACTATAAACAAtgataaaagaacaacaactCGAAACAGGGTTAGAAGCATGAAAATGTGACCAGGACATCCCTACTTTTAActcagctctttgactttctaCAAGGAATGTTAAACAACAGTCGGGGGGGCACAGTGGTGCATTGAGCtggtcacctcacagcaagtTTGCCAGTCTCCAAGACTTTATCCAAACTTtatgtagtttggctttcttgaagaaaattgtactttcttgattcttgttgttctgggttttgtaccctcatggttgaatgcacttattgtaagtcactttggataaaagcgtcagctaaatgaaatgtaatgtaatgtaatcagaTTGTCAGGTTGATTGGCAGTATATTGGTTGACATTGGGAGTATGTCCTGGGGGCAAGTGAAGTCGAGTCTATTGATACTCAACTTGACCCCAACTTTACCCTAACTCCAGTCAGGGAGCTCTGCTTACTTCTTAACCTTGAAGTATAGTATCTAGTAACAATACTTGATTTTTGCCGCACATTGACATTTTGTTTCTATTGTATAAAGTCATTGATGTCTTAAATCAGGGATTTAGCAAACTAAACTAAATTTCAACTAAATTTTCTACCCTCTATTCGTACCTGCTAAATTCACTCTAGCCTCTCCTAGTTTTTTCTCTGTTAAGCACAATGGGACTTTCTGTTTAAGCATGTGTGATGTATATACCTTGTTAATATTGATGAATAAAAGAATGATAAATTACAATTAAAGACAAAGTGCTATGCTGCTTAATTAACTATAAGCCACTAATGATAAACTATTTCTAAGATATGACAGGCTGAACCCTTTCACTGATGTAGTGATTGAGTTTTATTTAGACCATTTTAGTGACAGGTTTATAGCATaaactatataaagatggacaacttgtcttcacttcctcccactatccagaaatgtagccaaaatattccagatacaAACTCTTCATTTCCCAGAGTCTCCACAAGGTAGCAAGTCCCGCTGATACACATGTTTGACCTATCGCAAGTCAGCTTAGgctgtcaatcattacgtttcacctgtttttatatcatcaaataacattttttttaaaacttgaataCTTAGACATAAATTGGTGTAATAAGAGCAactttaaatgacagaaaccatgtttcCGAGAAATGTATTTGTACTGTACAGTATTTGGTAGCTGGATtggacctatactgcagccagccaccaggtggcgttcaagatgctttggcttcacatttggggagccgtcaagtcgtccatctttatatacaggtaCAGGTATATCTATGGTTTACAGCTACAGGGACATGATATATGTTGTGTAAAAACCTTCAGTGGGCAGTTTGTTTAAAGGTTAAAGTCCTTTATCATTCTGCTCTGCACCAAGAGTGTTAAAGATCCTTCTCAGCTTCATGTGATACTACCTTTTGAAAAACTAGGAACCAACCAGTCAATACATTTAATATTGCCATTtatttgtatgaaatgtttAGTTAGCACCTTAAttcttgagttttttttttttatatcagatGATTGACCTTAATTGTCCTTGGcccaccaaaatctaatcagttaatgtttattcaaagtttatgtTTACGCCATATTTGAAGAAAGTCCCCTGAGGTGTTCGTGAGACGGGTGGACAGACAACCTGAGAACATGATACCTCCAGCCATGGCTGTTTCCAGAGCTGAGGCATTATTATAAATGTCAGGTAGGTGAAAGTTAAATCAATTCATCACATTGAGAACAgcaagtgaaagaaaatctggtCCTGATGCCAGTGAAGAAAAGATCAGCTCAGTGTCGAGGtattattgcattttttaaCTGTTGTGTGATGGGGACAAAAGCTGGACTCAGACCAAATATTCCAATCTGAACAGTTGGTTTCACCAGCTGATTTCCTCGCTGCCAGGACTCAGTTTCcagcagagagaacaggaaCATATGGGGTGGATCCAGTTTCTCATTGAATATTCCAGTGGTGAATCGAGCCCTGCTTCACTGAGTGATCGCTGTTCCATGTGGTATCAATAATACAGGAGGAAGTTATTGTGCCTGTGCAGGCCCCAGTATCGTACAGCTAAAGcgagtggagggagggggggggtcctTTCACTCGGGCCTCTTGGGTTTCAGGGCCCGCAGACAGTGGTCTGACTCCTGGGAGCCTGCTGCTTTGCCCTTGCACAGGGCTCAATTGTGAGTCTGCCTGACCGATGGATAAATGTGTCTAAACACTGACAGCCTGCACAGTCCCGCTGGCCAGGCGCCGTCAGTAAGACTACACCCCCACCACAACAAACCCGCAGTCACAAGACGAGTCCCAGCTGAGAGACAGCTCAATAGAGAATTAGTCAGTGGGAGACCTCGGACAGTTAGAGAATGGGATAGATATCATGGGTGTGATTAACATGATCCAGATTTTCACCTCGATTAAGCACCTAGCTGAGGGCTGTGACCTTGCTGTAGCcttgtgcagatccaaaatagagctgggaaaacaaaaaccatGTGTTGTACATCAAATGAGACACCTCTGCTGTTTTTCAGGAGTTCTGCACATTTAATCCCAAtgctctctccctttctctgtcctTTGTCATATAAAAGTGTCAAACACACAGTAGGACGACGAGTAAACTCGCGAAACATGAAACCGAGAAACAACCTAAACCCCcgagaccaaaacaaacagctaTAAGAGCAGAGAGCGATGGAGGACAGAGGTGGGAGGGGTGCAGGAGGAGAGTGAAAGGTAGAGAGAGTGATGGTGAAACGGAGAGGGCCTCTCAGAAAGAGGTCAGCTCTGAGCGTGCCGACGCCGATAAGATGCTGCCGACCGCTTAGGAGAAGCTTTAAGACATGGATGGATTGAAGCTGTTGGTGAGTCCTGAAAAGGGTTTTTTCTCTTCAAATTGTCATTATTGTGATTTATCATTgatatttaaaatttatttaaaaaaatttgtTGCACCAGAAAGAGATGTACCGTCTCTTTCTGCTACTCTGTCCTAAATCTCTTTAAGAATCAGAACCTGTGTATTTAACTGTGCATTTACCTTATTTCATGttcacctctttttgttttctcacagtcTTTTTAACATCATATACAGCACTATCTTTAATAGCTCACATCTTAATACGTTTTATTAGTTAATTACTTTACTGATACTTGTTTAGTGGCCATGCTGCGAAAGCGGTAAGGTGATGTGGCAGCCAGTCATTAAGGTTTAatagcctctctctcttctaatATACTTTACTCCTTGAGTCCACCCCATCTCttcaatgaaacaacaacaacaacaacactatcCATTTGATTGCAGGATTTTGTGAAATCAATAGGACAAACAGcccacagacaaagatgtcaccCCACTGTGTCACCGGTCACGTTGACATGAGATGAAGATGGCGGAGAAAGGGCCAGTGATGGCCACTCTTAGATTCACAAGCATCATAGTTTGTGCTGTTTTACTGGGACAAGGATCCTCCCAGAAAACAGGTGAGTGTTCCACCagaacattgtgtttgttttgatgtgctTGTGGAATGATGCTGGCTTAAGATGTCTATAACTGTGCTCTTCCAGGAGGGGGTAAAAAGgaacagagagaagccattcTGAAGGAAATCTTCTCAAAATGGAGTGAAGGAGGTGGTTGGAATCCTCAGAAAGCTCCTCCAGAAACAAACAAGGACCAGTCCATGCACCCTTGGGTGAGGAATATCATGGGGAGTCTAAAATCACTTCTTCCCACCAAGACCCTGCCTCTACTGAGCAAGCCGAttgacagacacagactctctGGTTTTCTCTACAACATCTCTCAGTACCTCCAGGAGATGG contains these protein-coding regions:
- the LOC118110830 gene encoding dynein regulatory complex subunit 4 isoform X1, which codes for MLTSVQPPKNKGSGKKPAKTRTPTLIDGLTKEELSKEQMEEHIVRLREELDREREERNYFQLERDTIQNFSENTKRELQEMKAEMNNLEKDIEEDERCHQVEIKVFNQKMKHLLCEHQNTISELRANALVSTEMQQKEQETLETELHKRMKAIKVEMEEIDDEHLVKELELKHAEEMTEVKDKLEKQLRETEAVYEGKTTFLLQELDNMRKNGISEKEDHWNSHIDVLISDHSKALREASELVKDLQQVLEGNDSFKTQMKEMKMKQKQEEKDLILLMRDNKRLAEHLSKAEEEIAEKKKKMKHSAMKKEDTKEKIIEKKMNDLKQDYETLQETFDKLQLERDELYKTHSQSIQRAQHKADLKHMQLETKLKALTDSLEKTNAQLHSVLTSSNMDQTGLREVINNIQENLDSDNNTIKILQYKKDQISKAREDLLLYYKAKLRALGVPVEELRAEPFESSRAGKIRGRLLDLGFAQK
- the LOC118110830 gene encoding dynein regulatory complex subunit 4 isoform X2 — encoded protein: MPPKNKGSGKKPAKTRTPTLIDGLTKEELSKEQMEEHIVRLREELDREREERNYFQLERDTIQNFSENTKRELQEMKAEMNNLEKDIEEDERCHQVEIKVFNQKMKHLLCEHQNTISELRANALVSTEMQQKEQETLETELHKRMKAIKVEMEEIDDEHLVKELELKHAEEMTEVKDKLEKQLRETEAVYEGKTTFLLQELDNMRKNGISEKEDHWNSHIDVLISDHSKALREASELVKDLQQVLEGNDSFKTQMKEMKMKQKQEEKDLILLMRDNKRLAEHLSKAEEEIAEKKKKMKHSAMKKEDTKEKIIEKKMNDLKQDYETLQETFDKLQLERDELYKTHSQSIQRAQHKADLKHMQLETKLKALTDSLEKTNAQLHSVLTSSNMDQTGLREVINNIQENLDSDNNTIKILQYKKDQISKAREDLLLYYKAKLRALGVPVEELRAEPFESSRAGKIRGRLLDLGFAQK